The Parachlamydia acanthamoebae genome has a window encoding:
- the mutL gene encoding DNA mismatch repair endonuclease MutL, whose protein sequence is MLSKIRILDEHTINKIAAGEVIENPASVVKEIVENAIDAGSTEICVEIQEGGRQLIRISDNGCGMTQDDALLSLERHATSKLREVEDMEALATMGFRGEAIPSIAAISKFMLLTCPATPESGSNDSKGTLILVEGGKILRCCPAARSPGTTVEIKSLFFNVPVRRKFQKSPTYDANEILKILTMQALAHPDIQFELISNHETLLKTPTSKQPASFAEKLSDRIGSVLGHDLAQEICFIEGEKEGCKITGYIGFPSASRPNRACQFLFINQRTVTSPAISFAVREGYGTALATNRHPLFILHLSLPGTLVDVNVHPQKKEVRLRQEAMIKELIISAVQKALYPHEVESTPIHFAEPPIFTPAFDEKSDFQPSTSFGSFGGHFFDHSLLEELANPTPYPQRSFDPPKTQEEFQLPEQLPLPPQKNVPLVLTTIKGFILTHYTNAFPMTKQEEIGIGLIDQRAAHFRILFEQLQSASPTFSIQTLLIPYTIETTPLEAALLKEHLMEFNAMGIQIKEFGSTTFTIDGIPSLFGNSDITYFVDELIKTLAEMNQSSALKKEKDKCLAQIASKAAIRKEHILSLLEAQNLVRQLWECQSPLYCPFGKPIAIHLSREEIARQFQKC, encoded by the coding sequence ATGCTCTCCAAAATTCGGATCTTAGATGAACACACTATTAACAAAATTGCAGCTGGCGAGGTGATTGAAAATCCCGCATCTGTTGTGAAAGAAATTGTTGAAAACGCCATCGATGCAGGCTCCACCGAAATTTGCGTTGAAATTCAGGAAGGAGGTAGGCAACTCATTCGAATCTCCGATAATGGATGTGGGATGACACAAGATGATGCACTTTTATCTTTGGAAAGACATGCCACTTCGAAATTGCGAGAAGTGGAAGATATGGAGGCTTTGGCAACCATGGGCTTTCGAGGAGAGGCGATTCCTTCTATTGCAGCGATCTCCAAATTCATGTTGCTGACCTGCCCCGCTACTCCTGAATCTGGAAGCAACGATTCCAAAGGCACTCTCATTTTAGTTGAGGGAGGGAAAATTTTACGCTGCTGTCCAGCCGCCCGTTCACCTGGAACTACCGTGGAAATCAAATCTCTTTTTTTTAATGTCCCTGTGCGTAGAAAATTTCAAAAATCTCCCACTTACGATGCCAATGAAATCCTTAAAATTTTGACCATGCAAGCCCTGGCGCATCCCGATATCCAGTTTGAGTTGATCAGCAACCATGAAACATTGTTAAAAACACCTACCTCAAAACAACCAGCCTCATTTGCTGAAAAATTATCCGATCGCATTGGTTCTGTGTTAGGCCATGACCTAGCCCAGGAGATTTGCTTTATCGAAGGGGAAAAAGAGGGATGCAAAATAACGGGTTACATCGGGTTTCCTTCCGCGAGTCGTCCAAACCGCGCTTGTCAGTTTCTTTTTATCAATCAACGTACCGTCACAAGTCCTGCGATTTCTTTTGCAGTGCGGGAGGGCTATGGGACTGCACTCGCCACGAATCGACATCCCTTATTCATTTTGCATTTATCTCTTCCGGGAACTCTAGTCGACGTCAATGTTCATCCGCAAAAAAAAGAGGTACGCCTAAGGCAAGAAGCCATGATCAAAGAGTTAATTATCTCTGCAGTTCAAAAAGCCTTATATCCCCATGAAGTTGAGAGCACCCCCATTCATTTTGCAGAACCCCCTATTTTTACGCCTGCTTTCGACGAAAAGTCAGACTTTCAACCTTCCACTTCTTTTGGAAGTTTCGGTGGCCATTTTTTTGATCACTCTCTCTTGGAGGAATTGGCAAATCCGACACCCTATCCGCAAAGATCTTTTGATCCACCTAAAACACAAGAAGAATTCCAGCTGCCCGAACAGCTCCCCTTGCCTCCTCAAAAAAATGTCCCCCTTGTCCTTACCACCATCAAGGGATTTATTTTGACGCATTACACAAATGCATTTCCCATGACAAAACAGGAAGAGATTGGAATTGGCCTTATTGACCAACGCGCAGCACATTTTCGTATTTTATTTGAGCAGCTTCAGTCTGCCTCTCCCACTTTCTCTATCCAAACTCTTTTAATTCCTTACACGATAGAAACTACACCTTTGGAAGCTGCTCTTTTGAAAGAACACTTGATGGAGTTTAATGCGATGGGCATCCAAATCAAAGAATTTGGATCAACCACTTTCACAATCGATGGCATCCCTTCGCTTTTTGGAAATAGTGACATCACCTATTTTGTCGATGAGCTTATCAAGACTTTGGCAGAAATGAACCAATCTTCTGCCTTAAAAAAAGAAAAAGATAAGTGTCTCGCACAGATTGCGAGCAAGGCTGCTATTCGAAAAGAACACATCCTCTCTTTGCTAGAAGCTCAAAATCTTGTACGTCAACTTTGGGAGTGCCAATCTCCTTTATATTGCCCTTTTGGAAAACCGATTGCCATCCATCTGTCTCGTGAAGAAATTGCGAGACAATTTCAAAAATGCTAG
- a CDS encoding M24 family metallopeptidase, which translates to MPTPPKDLLKKLFSQLPCDALLIEDEINLLYLLGFPISTGTLLLHPENSYLIVDGRYYEQCLKLSPFPVLLAKDEVLGTLLSDLPSIKTLGFSSDQTSYMRFLSFKDLEKKITHSLSLVPIDSPLRSLRMIKTPEEMDLLRRAAILGSQGFDYVCRLLKEGITEEEIAIELELFWKKHGAKGVAFEPIIAFGMNSSMPHYRAGAHQLKKGQPVLIDIGVTYAHYHSDMTRTLFFGQPAPQLVTIYHCVLEAQIAALDLCRPGTKVGELDFVARSLITQAGYGENFTHSLGHGIGLAVHEFPILRNKPPFAEVTLEPGMVITIEPGIYLPNVGGVRIEDSVLITEDGYENLTNRSKEIQIL; encoded by the coding sequence ATGCCAACACCCCCTAAAGATCTCTTAAAAAAATTGTTCTCTCAGCTTCCATGTGATGCCTTGCTGATTGAAGACGAAATCAATCTTTTGTATTTACTTGGATTTCCCATTTCAACCGGAACACTCCTTCTTCACCCGGAAAACAGCTATCTCATTGTCGATGGGCGCTACTATGAGCAATGCTTAAAGCTCAGCCCTTTTCCTGTTTTGCTGGCAAAAGACGAAGTCTTAGGTACTTTATTGAGCGACCTCCCCTCGATCAAAACACTCGGCTTTTCAAGCGATCAAACAAGTTATATGCGTTTTTTAAGTTTTAAAGATTTAGAGAAAAAAATTACCCATTCTCTCTCCCTCGTTCCAATTGATTCCCCTCTACGATCTTTGCGCATGATTAAAACCCCCGAAGAAATGGACTTACTACGGCGTGCAGCGATTTTAGGCTCGCAAGGATTTGATTATGTTTGCCGATTATTAAAAGAAGGGATCACTGAGGAAGAAATTGCCATTGAGCTTGAATTATTCTGGAAAAAGCATGGAGCGAAAGGCGTCGCTTTTGAGCCCATCATCGCGTTTGGCATGAACAGTTCCATGCCTCATTATCGAGCTGGGGCGCATCAACTTAAGAAGGGCCAACCCGTTTTAATTGATATTGGTGTGACGTATGCCCATTACCATTCCGACATGACGCGTACCCTCTTTTTTGGGCAACCCGCCCCACAGCTTGTTACCATCTACCACTGTGTTCTAGAGGCCCAAATAGCAGCTTTAGACCTCTGCCGCCCTGGGACCAAAGTTGGAGAACTCGACTTTGTAGCCAGAAGCCTGATTACACAAGCCGGCTATGGAGAAAATTTCACACATAGCTTAGGGCACGGCATTGGACTCGCTGTGCATGAATTTCCTATCCTCCGCAATAAGCCTCCTTTTGCAGAAGTCACTTTAGAACCCGGCATGGTCATCACGATCGAACCTGGAATTTATCTGCCTAATGTTGGGGGTGTCCGTATCGAAGATAGTGTGCTCATCACAGAAGATGGGTATGAGAATCTGACTAACCGCTCAAAAGAGATACAAATTTTATAA
- a CDS encoding ATP-binding protein codes for MFSFRQKILIAYIIAFLVFIALLYPFVSSTVKRIVINAMEERATELIARIKSAPDNDALVRRLKYQKSAIFFRVSVISNDHKVLYDSHTKRLLGLRFSQDYVVSHPEVLDAFKNGYGYNEEYSNLLSQKFVYIAKAFDFHGKTYVVRTAFPYYYVAELTHDFELNFLGLSTAVLLLFSLMTWFIINYLTKPIEEILRVVKPFQNGEETSVPEIRLRWASRTDEFGQLASTLNALSSKIKNHIHNLTSERKEKETILESLIEGVIAVDTNMIVTYANNRACEWLKLPANQLVGNPFSITKQSKCYALLAACQQDNHPLTDNIQIKTPQEKFYLDVIAAPKTDNTGAILVLQDKSSHYKILEMRKDFIANASHELKTPITIIHGFAEALNDNPELPSNVRKEVLGKIVRNCQRMATLIKDLLTISDIEHIPSSHLVQCDLFQLIESCAGTIKDMSPQAKITLIKTEDVTATVDADLIEMAIINLLENAAKYSKGPAKITITLAKEDNMAKLTISDKGIGIPQQDLEHIFERFYTVDKAHSQKMGGSGLGLSIVHTIIEKHFGKISAESELDKGTTFTIFLPIQRDIQVK; via the coding sequence ATGTTTAGTTTTCGACAAAAAATTTTAATTGCCTACATTATTGCGTTCTTAGTCTTTATTGCATTGCTTTATCCTTTTGTTTCTTCAACGGTCAAGAGAATCGTCATCAATGCGATGGAAGAACGTGCAACGGAACTGATTGCGCGGATCAAATCGGCCCCCGATAACGATGCTTTAGTGAGAAGATTGAAGTATCAAAAGTCCGCAATTTTTTTCCGTGTGAGTGTAATCTCTAATGACCATAAGGTGCTTTATGACTCACACACAAAACGATTGCTTGGACTACGCTTTAGCCAAGATTACGTAGTCTCTCATCCCGAAGTACTTGATGCGTTCAAAAATGGTTATGGATACAATGAAGAATATTCCAATCTCCTTTCTCAAAAATTTGTGTATATCGCGAAAGCCTTTGACTTTCATGGCAAAACTTATGTGGTTCGCACAGCATTCCCGTACTACTATGTCGCAGAACTCACACACGATTTCGAGTTAAATTTCTTAGGTCTTTCAACCGCTGTTCTTCTCCTGTTTAGTTTAATGACCTGGTTTATCATTAATTATTTAACAAAGCCTATTGAGGAAATTTTACGAGTTGTCAAACCTTTTCAGAATGGAGAAGAAACATCTGTTCCCGAAATCAGGTTGCGCTGGGCCAGTCGGACAGATGAATTTGGTCAATTAGCCTCCACGCTGAATGCATTGTCTTCAAAAATTAAAAATCACATTCACAATCTAACTTCTGAGCGGAAAGAAAAAGAAACCATTCTGGAGTCCCTCATTGAAGGCGTCATCGCTGTCGATACGAATATGATCGTCACCTATGCAAATAATCGAGCTTGTGAATGGTTAAAATTACCAGCTAATCAGCTGGTAGGAAACCCCTTTAGCATCACTAAACAATCGAAATGCTATGCTTTGCTTGCGGCTTGCCAGCAAGACAATCATCCTTTAACAGATAATATTCAGATTAAAACTCCCCAAGAAAAATTCTATCTAGATGTCATTGCAGCCCCAAAAACGGATAATACCGGTGCTATTTTGGTGCTTCAAGATAAGTCCTCTCACTATAAAATCTTGGAAATGCGCAAAGATTTTATTGCTAACGCTTCACACGAGCTCAAAACTCCGATCACCATTATTCATGGGTTTGCAGAGGCCTTAAATGACAATCCCGAACTCCCCTCGAATGTTAGAAAAGAGGTGCTAGGGAAAATTGTCCGCAATTGTCAAAGAATGGCAACGCTCATCAAGGACCTCCTAACGATCTCCGATATTGAACATATTCCCTCTTCTCATCTGGTGCAATGTGATCTTTTTCAATTAATTGAAAGCTGTGCAGGCACGATTAAAGATATGTCGCCTCAAGCCAAGATCACGCTCATTAAAACTGAAGATGTCACCGCGACAGTCGATGCCGATTTAATTGAAATGGCCATTATCAATCTGTTAGAGAATGCGGCTAAATATTCGAAAGGACCTGCTAAGATCACGATTACACTTGCAAAAGAGGACAATATGGCCAAGCTGACAATTTCTGATAAAGGGATCGGTATTCCTCAACAAGATCTTGAACATATTTTCGAACGTTTTTACACGGTAGATAAAGCACACTCCCAAAAAATGGGGGGATCAGGCTTGGGACTATCGATTGTACACACGATTATTGAAAAACACTTTGGGAAAATTTCGGCTGAATCCGAATTGGACAAAGGCACCACCTTTACCATTTTTCTCCCTATTCAGAGAGATATTCAGGTAAAATAA
- a CDS encoding ComEC/Rec2 family competence protein encodes MSYSWANSRGATELVLARFIAWQRTPLISQFFHPLAATYDLFWRFHPALLYGLAMLMGIQAALFSLPVLFLPFCVIWFPVVTTPLGLFPRLKKRLLIALAVIAAAYLYAHSLYLYPQVSAEGTQGIACIDISSIKSAKSFQGQSWKYTGTIQSFVPLDGQDSVACHVPYTLFHSEHFDATCSYFVEGILKEWRPGYYILKLKKGKVWAPVSQTWSMAELRLQWKQQLSDYILKHIPEKRSARFLAGIVTGEFDDGQLSFEFSRFGLQHIMAISGFHFAIIASILGFFLRQGFSKNVQTLILLLLLTGYFVFLGPACSIMRAWITISISLFGYLLNKRAFGLNSLGVALIVMLVINPLSYRSLAFQFSILTTASILLFMPVMTTLLEKIWPKRPLKEAVLMRLTDQHGYVILSMFRDALALCLSVNLIALPLTLFYFHKFPLLSILYNLFFPFLVSIAMFLLVISMGIGLIWPYAAKGFYVVTSEYTALMLDFTFNMPTSMDYFLRVRYFSGEALIVYLVVLLTVGIFLSPKAQSSSPYFT; translated from the coding sequence ATGAGCTACAGTTGGGCGAATAGCCGCGGGGCGACTGAGCTGGTTCTTGCGCGCTTCATTGCGTGGCAACGAACGCCTTTGATAAGTCAATTTTTTCATCCATTAGCGGCAACATACGATCTTTTTTGGAGATTTCATCCCGCTTTGCTCTACGGTCTTGCCATGTTAATGGGGATACAAGCCGCTCTTTTTAGCCTCCCTGTCCTTTTTTTGCCTTTTTGCGTGATCTGGTTTCCTGTGGTGACAACTCCACTTGGACTCTTCCCTCGGCTAAAAAAACGGCTGCTTATTGCTCTTGCTGTGATTGCAGCAGCTTATTTATATGCGCATTCACTTTATTTATATCCGCAAGTATCCGCTGAGGGTACTCAGGGAATTGCCTGTATTGACATTTCTTCCATTAAATCCGCTAAAAGTTTTCAAGGCCAAAGTTGGAAATACACGGGAACGATTCAGAGCTTTGTTCCTTTAGACGGACAAGATTCCGTTGCGTGTCATGTGCCTTATACGCTGTTTCATTCTGAACATTTCGACGCGACTTGCTCTTATTTTGTAGAGGGGATTTTAAAGGAATGGCGGCCAGGTTATTACATCTTAAAATTGAAAAAAGGAAAAGTTTGGGCGCCAGTGTCTCAGACTTGGAGCATGGCAGAGCTGCGGCTGCAGTGGAAACAGCAGCTTTCCGATTACATTTTAAAACATATTCCCGAAAAAAGAAGTGCCCGTTTTCTAGCTGGTATTGTGACAGGTGAGTTTGATGATGGTCAGTTAAGCTTTGAGTTTTCCCGTTTTGGATTACAGCACATCATGGCAATTTCAGGATTTCATTTTGCGATTATTGCATCGATATTGGGATTTTTTCTGAGGCAGGGATTTTCAAAGAATGTGCAAACGCTCATTTTATTGCTATTATTGACAGGCTATTTTGTATTTTTAGGTCCAGCATGTTCAATTATGCGGGCGTGGATCACGATTTCAATTAGCCTTTTCGGTTATTTGTTAAATAAAAGAGCCTTTGGGCTTAATTCGCTTGGAGTCGCTTTAATTGTCATGCTCGTGATTAATCCACTCAGCTACCGCAGCCTGGCCTTTCAGTTTAGCATTCTTACTACAGCATCCATTCTTTTGTTTATGCCTGTCATGACAACCTTATTGGAAAAAATCTGGCCCAAGCGCCCCTTGAAAGAGGCTGTCCTTATGCGTCTCACCGATCAGCATGGTTATGTGATTTTAAGCATGTTTCGAGACGCTTTAGCTCTTTGCCTGTCCGTGAATTTAATCGCGCTCCCTTTAACACTCTTTTATTTTCACAAATTTCCTTTATTAAGCATTCTTTACAATCTTTTTTTCCCTTTTTTGGTCAGCATTGCCATGTTTTTGTTAGTTATTAGCATGGGGATTGGTTTGATCTGGCCTTATGCGGCGAAGGGGTTTTATGTGGTAACAAGTGAGTATACGGCTTTGATGTTGGATTTCACTTTTAATATGCCTACATCCATGGATTATTTTTTGCGCGTGCGGTATTTTTCTGGAGAAGCACTGATTGTTTATCTAGTCGTGCTTCTCACAGTAGGGATTTTTCTGAGCCCTAAAGCCCAATCCTCAAGCCCTTATTTTACCTGA
- the tsp gene encoding tail-specific protease Tsp produces MRISQVFRFTYVLLLFCTISIQAKLPEITPEIAHAKLEEIMKSHASHHQLTPVLIKRVLANYMEELDPTKTYFIESDISAWTHPSDAQAEQILVDYQNRNFSVFEQIQKTMTDAIHRRRLLDQKVDTQNLPTHVNPEEFKDMKWVKNEDELLTRLSRIKALQIESAAKLTNELKEKSLQRIKKRQEKYEEEILNSNPEELKKRVLTTFLKASASALDSHTAYFTPDEATEFMINVQQRLLGIGAQLRDDLNGFTVVKIIEGGPASLGKELKAKDRIIAVDGEPVVGMDITNAVELIRGHEGTPVILTVIRESNDNGHPMEQKLDIPILRGEVVLKETRYEASHDPFGNGVIGYLRLYSFYQDPDSASATDLENEIKKMKKDHKLQGIILDLRYNSGGMLSQAVNVTGLFITKGVVVTIKDSAGKVQHLRNLETKTTWDGPLIVLTNRASASASEIVAQTLQDYGRAIVVGDDHSYGKGSFQTFTLNSNAVDSVNPQGEYKVTRGRYYTVSGKTPQLNGVYADIVVPGALSESEIGEKFAKFPLESDQIKENFDDDLADIPFAQRAKIRMLYKFDLQPKLNIYNKYLETLKTNSAYRIEHNKNFQAFLKDLKKKEKEKDSIPNEEEEESSFGQNDLQLTETYNIMKDLILIMTNKP; encoded by the coding sequence ATGAGAATTTCACAAGTATTCCGATTTACCTATGTGCTTCTTCTTTTTTGCACAATTTCTATTCAGGCAAAACTCCCCGAAATAACGCCTGAAATTGCCCATGCAAAACTAGAAGAAATCATGAAGTCTCATGCTTCTCATCATCAACTTACTCCAGTTTTAATCAAACGAGTTTTAGCTAACTACATGGAAGAATTGGACCCCACAAAAACCTATTTTATTGAATCTGATATTTCAGCATGGACGCACCCTTCAGACGCCCAAGCCGAGCAAATCTTGGTAGATTATCAAAATCGCAATTTTAGTGTATTTGAACAAATTCAAAAAACAATGACCGATGCCATTCATCGCCGCCGGCTTTTAGATCAAAAGGTTGACACTCAAAATCTTCCAACACACGTCAACCCTGAAGAATTTAAAGATATGAAATGGGTAAAAAATGAAGACGAACTTCTGACCCGTTTATCTCGCATTAAAGCCCTTCAAATTGAGAGCGCAGCCAAGCTAACAAACGAGTTAAAAGAAAAGTCTTTGCAGAGAATCAAAAAACGACAGGAAAAATACGAAGAAGAAATTCTAAATTCCAATCCTGAAGAACTTAAAAAGCGCGTTTTAACCACCTTTTTAAAAGCAAGTGCCTCCGCATTGGATTCACACACGGCGTACTTTACACCCGACGAAGCTACCGAATTTATGATCAATGTGCAGCAGCGGCTTTTAGGGATCGGCGCACAGTTAAGAGATGACTTAAATGGCTTTACGGTGGTTAAAATCATTGAAGGGGGGCCGGCCTCCCTTGGAAAAGAACTAAAAGCTAAAGACCGGATCATCGCGGTCGATGGAGAACCTGTCGTTGGAATGGATATCACAAATGCCGTAGAACTTATTCGCGGACATGAAGGGACGCCCGTCATCTTGACCGTGATTCGAGAAAGCAATGATAACGGCCACCCTATGGAACAAAAATTGGATATCCCCATTTTACGTGGCGAAGTGGTTTTGAAAGAAACACGCTATGAAGCTTCGCACGATCCTTTTGGAAATGGCGTGATTGGATATCTCAGACTTTACTCTTTCTATCAAGACCCTGATAGTGCCTCTGCCACCGATCTTGAAAATGAAATCAAAAAAATGAAGAAAGATCATAAGCTTCAAGGAATTATTCTAGATCTCCGCTATAATTCCGGGGGTATGCTTTCCCAAGCCGTGAATGTAACGGGCCTATTTATCACCAAAGGCGTGGTCGTCACGATTAAGGATAGCGCAGGAAAAGTTCAGCATTTGCGAAACTTAGAGACAAAAACAACTTGGGATGGCCCTCTGATTGTCTTGACCAATCGCGCCAGTGCTTCAGCCTCTGAAATTGTCGCCCAAACTTTACAAGATTATGGACGAGCCATTGTCGTAGGAGATGACCACAGCTATGGTAAAGGGTCTTTTCAAACCTTTACCCTAAATTCAAACGCAGTAGATTCTGTGAATCCTCAGGGAGAATACAAAGTTACACGGGGCCGTTATTACACTGTTTCAGGAAAAACGCCGCAACTAAATGGTGTTTATGCCGACATCGTTGTACCTGGTGCTTTATCCGAATCTGAAATCGGGGAAAAATTTGCTAAATTCCCTCTTGAGAGCGATCAAATCAAAGAAAATTTTGATGACGATTTAGCAGACATCCCTTTTGCTCAGCGTGCTAAAATTCGGATGCTCTACAAGTTTGACCTTCAACCAAAATTAAACATCTATAATAAATACTTAGAAACTCTTAAGACAAATTCGGCCTACCGCATTGAGCACAACAAGAATTTTCAAGCTTTTTTGAAAGATCTAAAGAAAAAAGAAAAAGAAAAGGACTCGATCCCGAACGAAGAAGAAGAAGAAAGCTCATTTGGACAAAACGACTTGCAGCTCACTGAGACGTACAACATCATGAAAGATTTAATTTTAATCATGACAAATAAACCATGA
- a CDS encoding helix-turn-helix domain-containing protein: protein MPKNKESQKNQNGKKVVSITEAAKLNKVTRQAIYVAIKLNKLKAQKETTRWTINLDDLEAYRKQKYSRTKSMFNGELLFDNGRGFFSVNQVAKMLNVPAQKIYYATRIGILKAHRKGAAWVIHSDDVDLYKESYLTKKNSRRKAS, encoded by the coding sequence ATGCCTAAAAATAAAGAAAGTCAAAAAAATCAAAATGGAAAAAAAGTCGTTTCAATTACAGAAGCAGCTAAATTAAATAAAGTCACAAGACAAGCAATCTATGTTGCAATTAAATTGAATAAGCTTAAAGCACAAAAAGAGACAACTCGGTGGACTATTAATCTTGACGATTTAGAAGCTTATCGCAAACAAAAATACTCCAGAACAAAATCGATGTTCAATGGTGAATTATTGTTTGATAACGGCAGAGGCTTTTTCTCCGTTAACCAAGTTGCGAAAATGTTGAATGTACCAGCTCAAAAAATTTACTATGCTACACGTATTGGAATTTTAAAAGCGCATCGTAAGGGAGCTGCTTGGGTCATTCATTCTGATGATGTTGATCTATATAAAGAAAGCTATTTGACTAAGAAAAATAGCCGTCGCAAAGCGAGCTAA
- a CDS encoding MFS transporter, whose translation MAKAKNRMVKALKRVNKKSLNQPMIRRVSSFTYLNVTQFLGALNDNIYKLLIVYFFIQLEGIENSHKILAMSGAIFVLPFLLFSASSGTLADRFSKRNIIVLTKVFELVIMGLGILAFLYESKLGSCCILFLLATQSAIFGPSKYGILPELVETDKISKANGLMTSFTFLAIILGTFSASFLLDVTGRDFIAASIFCTLIAFAGMLTSFCIEYTPPAGSSKRFNIRFLHEIYETLKFARNEPSLLAAILGSAFFLFLGAFVQLNMIPFAVQSLHLTDIQGGYLFLLTAMGIGTGSLLAGKISGKIVELGLVPLAGIGIVFSCYLMDLFSDRLAAIIPLVMILGMFGGMYQIPLDSYIQVASPNKYRGQIIAATNFLSFFGVLCASCLLYILAEVFGLGADKGFTIIGNISLIVTIAVTFQFFDYLSRFVAMILSRLHFKIRFNGVENIPKTPAIYVCTHTAWNDTLILLGAQRRRIRFFIEQEQDHTKWFKRFYHLLRVVQIPSIQPLENNADCLTDIKKSLDRGSSVCIFVENENVCEELYKLEQAYSIQKILKDTPYQIIPVAIEKGEKETASPFFTRLLEKFRVPASISFGALVCKRFHENEMCSLNH comes from the coding sequence ATGGCAAAAGCGAAAAACCGGATGGTGAAAGCTCTTAAACGAGTCAATAAAAAGAGCTTGAATCAACCCATGATCCGTCGGGTTTCCTCATTTACGTATTTAAATGTTACCCAATTTTTAGGTGCCTTGAATGATAATATTTACAAACTTTTAATTGTTTATTTTTTCATTCAGCTTGAAGGTATTGAGAACAGTCATAAAATTTTAGCAATGTCCGGAGCCATTTTCGTGCTTCCGTTTCTTTTGTTTTCGGCCTCTTCAGGAACTCTTGCCGATCGTTTCAGCAAACGTAATATCATTGTTTTAACGAAAGTTTTCGAATTAGTGATCATGGGATTGGGGATTCTTGCCTTCCTCTATGAAAGTAAATTGGGGTCTTGTTGCATCTTATTTTTGCTGGCCACACAAAGTGCGATTTTTGGTCCCTCTAAATATGGAATTTTACCAGAGCTAGTCGAAACGGATAAGATTTCGAAGGCAAATGGATTGATGACATCTTTTACATTTTTGGCCATTATTTTAGGCACATTTTCTGCCTCATTTTTGTTAGATGTTACGGGGCGTGACTTCATCGCAGCTTCAATCTTTTGTACCTTAATTGCTTTTGCTGGCATGCTGACTAGCTTTTGTATTGAATATACACCTCCGGCCGGATCTTCCAAGCGCTTTAATATTCGCTTTTTACACGAGATTTATGAAACTCTTAAATTTGCCCGAAATGAACCTTCTCTTTTAGCCGCTATTTTGGGCTCCGCATTCTTCCTGTTCTTAGGCGCATTCGTGCAATTAAATATGATTCCTTTTGCAGTACAATCGCTTCATTTAACGGATATTCAGGGTGGATACCTCTTTTTATTGACAGCTATGGGAATTGGAACCGGTTCTTTATTAGCTGGTAAAATTTCTGGAAAAATTGTGGAACTGGGATTAGTTCCTTTAGCGGGAATTGGTATTGTTTTCAGTTGTTATTTGATGGATCTTTTTTCAGATCGCCTAGCCGCAATTATCCCATTAGTGATGATACTTGGTATGTTCGGTGGGATGTACCAAATTCCTTTAGATTCCTATATACAGGTGGCAAGTCCGAATAAATATCGAGGGCAAATCATAGCAGCAACAAACTTTTTAAGCTTTTTCGGGGTGCTATGTGCCTCCTGCCTTCTCTACATTTTGGCAGAAGTTTTTGGGTTAGGAGCAGACAAAGGCTTTACGATCATTGGAAATATTTCTCTCATCGTGACTATTGCGGTGACATTCCAATTCTTTGATTACCTCAGCAGATTTGTTGCGATGATTTTATCGCGTTTGCACTTTAAAATTCGTTTTAACGGAGTAGAAAATATCCCCAAAACTCCTGCAATTTATGTATGCACACACACGGCATGGAATGATACATTAATCCTATTAGGAGCGCAAAGACGCCGCATTCGTTTTTTTATTGAGCAAGAACAAGACCATACAAAATGGTTCAAGCGTTTTTACCATCTCTTGCGTGTTGTCCAAATTCCATCAATCCAGCCTCTCGAAAACAATGCAGATTGCTTAACGGATATTAAAAAATCTCTCGACCGCGGAAGTTCTGTTTGTATCTTTGTTGAAAATGAAAACGTTTGTGAAGAATTGTATAAATTAGAGCAAGCCTACTCGATTCAGAAGATTTTAAAAGATACTCCTTATCAAATTATTCCGGTGGCGATTGAAAAGGGTGAGAAAGAGACAGCTTCCCCATTTTTTACTCGTTTACTTGAAAAATTTCGTGTGCCGGCCTCCATTTCGTTTGGAGCGCTCGTCTGTAAAAGATTTCATGAGAATGAGATGTGTTCTCTTAATCACTGA